From Mycobacterium colombiense CECT 3035:
GGGCCCGGCGATCAGGGTGCCCAGTTCGAGCACCCGAACGCCGTCCAGCGGGCCGGTGGGAGTCATCCTTTGTCCGCGAAATCGTGCCGGATCAGCCAGTCCGTGACGATGTTGACGGCGTCACGCAACGGCCCCCGCTGATCGGGTCCCGCGTAATAGTGTGTGGCGCCGGGGATTTCGTGCATCTCCTTGTCCTCGTGTCCGATCGCCTGGAACAGCCGCCGGGTGTGGCTGGGGGTGCAGGCGTCATCCGCCAGGTTACCGATCACCAGCGCGGGGATCGCGATGTCGGGTCCGCAGGCCACCGCGTCGCCGCGGGCGTCGTCGTAGCTCCACTGCGACAGCCAGCCGCGCAGGGTGCTGAACCGGGCCAGCCCGACGGGGCTCATGTTCACCACCTGAGGATCCCCCAGGTAGCAGGTGCCGGGAACGCGTTCGTTGGGATCGACGGCCGGGTCCAGCCAGCGCGGGTCGGCCATGGTGCCGTGCACGACGAAGCCGAACTCGTCGTCGGGCCGGCCGGCGGTTTTCAACTCGGCCAGCTTGCCCCTGACCCATGCGGTGATGCGGCGGTTGCGGTCGATCTGCGCCTGCCGGTAGCGGTCCAGGAATTCCTGGCTGTAGGGCGGCTGATTGGGGTTGTCGGGGTTGTACAGATCCAGCTCGGGATCGCGCTTGGTGGGGTCGGACTCGTCGAGGATCGACGCGTCCAGCCATTCGGTCAGCGTGCCGTGCCTGCTGATGTGCGCGGCCAGCAGCATGATGCCGTCGGCGGCGGGCAGGTCGAGCTTGGTCAGGTCGGGGCCGTCACCGGTCGGGCTGCACGTGATGGTCGGATTCTGCGCCTGCTGCTGGTAGAACACCGACAGCGAACCGCCGCCGCTCCACCCGGCCAGCACGACCTTCTGATAGCCCAGCCGCTTCTTGGCGTCCTTGATGCACTCGCCGAGATCCTCGACCACCTTCTCCATCAGCAGCGCCGAGTCGGTGCCGCGGAAGCGGCTGTTGCAGTAGATGACGTGATGGCCGGCCCGCGCCAGTGCGTTGATCATCGGCAGGTAGGCGCCCCCGCCGATGGGATGCATGAACACCAGCACGGTGTCCGACGGCCTGTCCTTCGGCTTGAGCAGGTAGCTCTCCAGGACGGTGATCTCGGCCAGGCCGCCGTAGACGTCCCGGACCCCGGAATTGTTCTGGAAGGCAACGAGATAGGGGATTCGCTCGTATTCGTGCTTAACCGCGTGCGTCATCAATGTTGTCCTAGGTCGTGGGCCAGTACCTCTGCCGACGGGGTGAGCCGCCGGCGCGTGTCGATGGCGATTACCTGCCAGTCGACGCGGGAGTAGTCGTCGAACTTGCGGCGCGCCCGTTCGCGTGCCTTCTCCGGTGCACCGTGGTGAACCCCTTGCGGCGCATGGGAAATCAAACCAGGCGGCATCGGGATGCCGTACAGCGAGCCGCCGTGGAAGAAGGCGATCTCGTCGTAGTCGACGTTGCGGTGATACCACGGCGTGCGTTCGGTACCCGGGATACCCTCGGCGGGCTTGGGCAGGAAGTTCATCACGTAAACGCCGGTGGCCTGCATGAACAGGTGCACCGTCGGCGGCAGGTGGACGCTGTCGGAGGTCACCACGTTGTAGTCGGCGATGTTGAATGTGAACGCGAAGTTGTCGCCACGCCAGCCCTCGACGTCGAGCGGATTGTGTTGGTAGAACAGCGTTGTCGGGCCGCCCTGGTGGATGAGCCGAACCTCGAATTCGCCATCTGCCTCGTCCGCCTCGTCGGCCGGCGCCGGCTCGGGGATCACGACCTGCGACGGGTCGAAGGGGAAGTGGCGGCCCAGCGCGCCGGGCGGCGGCACCCGGAACTCGTCGGTGGCCTCGATCATCAGCATCGTGGTCGCTCCGTCGGCTGAGGGGTCGGGCAGCTGGCGCCAGGTGCATGCCTTCGGGATGTACAGCCAGTCACCCTCCCGATAGCGCAGCGGTCCGAATTCGGTTTCGGCCAGGCCGCTGCCCTGGTGCACGAAGCAGAGCAGGTCGCCGTCGACGTGGCGGACGAAGAACGGCATCGGTTCGTGGCGACGGCTCAACAGGATTCGGCAGTCGTCGTTGCTGAACATCAGCAGCGGACCACCGTCCGCTTCGGTGGCGTCGCTGGGCTTGAGCTCGCTGGACAGCACGTCGATGGGCCGCAGCGGACCGACCGAGCGGTACGCGGTGGGGTCGTGGCGCCGGTACATGTTGGCGGTGCGGCCGGTGAATCCGCCCCGGCCCAACTCGTCGTCCTTGAGATCTTCGAGGTCGGCGTGCAGGCGACGCGGCGTACGGCCTTTTCGCAGGTGCACAAAGGATTCCATGGACGGCTCCTCCGAGGGGGACCAGCTGGATGGGCGATCAGGGTTGCAAAACTGAAAGTGACATTACTTTTTCTTTTCGAGCCGCACAAGGGCCGCGGGGCTCAACGACACGAGGGCCGCGGCCGGTCGCCACACAGGGCCGCCGCCGGGCTCAACGACACGAGGGCCGCGGCCGGTCGCCACACAGGGCCGCCGCCGGGCAGGACTGGCTTTGTGCCCACCTCACAGCGACAACATCGATGCGCAGCTTAGGGGGCGATTGTCGCTACGAGGCGGGCAATCAGGCAGGGGCCGAGCGCAGCGCCTAACCGCGGACGCGCAGCACGACCTTCCCCTTGGCGCTGCGGTTCTCCAGCGACGCGACGGCGGTCCCGGCTTCCTCCAGCGGGTAGGTCACCGGTTCGGGCGGGGCCAGCTCCCCGGAGGTCAGCAATCGCTCGAGTCCGGCCCACTGCTCGTCCAGCGCGCCCGGATGCGTTCCCGCCCAGGCACCCCAGCCCACACCGACCACGTCAACGTTGTTGAGCAGCAACCGGTTTACCTTGACGGTGGGAATCTCGCCGCCGGTGAACCCGACGACCAGCAGCCGCCCACCGGGAGTGAGCGAGCGCAGGGAGTCGGTGAATCGGTCGCCGCCGACGGGGTCGACGACGATGTCGACGCCGCGGCCATGGGTCAACTCCTTCACCGCGTCCTTGAAACCGTCGGCCAGCACCACGTCCGTCGCGCCGGCGGCCGTCGCGATGTCGGCCTTGTCCTGCGTGCTGACCACGGCGATGGTGCGGGAGGCGCCCAGCGCCGGCGCCAGCCGCAGCGCCGAGGTCCCGATGCCGCCGGCCGCGCCGTGCACCAGAACCGTCTCGCCGCGCTGTAGCCGACCCCGGACGGTCAGGGCGAAGTACACCGTCAGGTCGTTGAACAGCAGGCCGGCGCCGGCCTCGAAGCTCACGTTGTCGGGCAGCTTGAACACCCGGTCCGGGGCCAGCACCGCGACCTCGGCCATGCCGCCGGACAGCATCGTGAGGCCGACGACCCGGTCACCGGGGCGCACGTGCGCGCCCTCGGGTGCCGATCGGACCACGCCGGCGATCTCGGCGCCGAGCACGAACGGCAACTCCGGACGGTATTGGTAGAGGCCCCGGGTGAGCAGGGCGTCCGGGAAGGCGACCCCGGCGGCGTGCACGTCGACGACCACCCCGTCGCCCGACGGTTCGTCGATGTCGGTCAACTCGACCGCGTCCGGACCATCGAGCCGAGTCACTTGTACCGCGCGCATGGCACCAGAGCCTACTGGCCGCTCAAAATCCGCCCTCGACCCGCACGACGGCCCGGCGACGTCCTTCACGTCGACGTCGCTTTCGACGCTAACCTCACCGTATGGATCCCTTTCCACTCGGTGGGTTTTCGGTCAACCGCCTCGGCTTCGGGGCCATGCAGCTGCCCGGGCCCAACGCGTTCGGTCCACCGGGCGACCGCGACGAGGCGCTGGCCGTGCTGCGCCGGGCGGTCGAGCTCGGCGTCGACCACATCGACACCTCGCAGTTTTACGGTCCCGACGTCGCCAACGAACTGATTCGCGCCGCGCTGCACCCCTATCCGCAGAACCTGGCGCTGGTCAGCAAGGTCGGCGGGCGCCGCGACGACACGGGTGCCTGGCTGCCGGCCGGCTCGCCGGCCGAATTGCGTCGCGACATCGAAACGAACCTGCGCAGCCTCGGCGTGGAGCGACTGGCCGTGGTCAACCTGCGCCTGTTCGACAGCGACGGGCCGGACCAAGGGTTCGACGACCAGTTGTCGGCCATGATCGAGGCCCGCGACCGGGGATTGATCGGCGGAATCGGGCTGAGCAACGTCAACCGCGAGCACCTGTTGCATGCTGTGGGGCGCACCGAGATCGCTTGTGTGCAAAACGCTTTCAATCTGGTGCACCGGGAGTCGGCCCCGGTGCTCGAGGAATGCGCGGCGCGGGGGATCGCCTTCGTCCCGTTCTTCCCGCTCGGTGCGGCCTTCGTACAACCCAACCCGGTGCTGGGCCACCCGGTGGTCCAGGAGATCGCGCAGCGGCTGGCGCGCACACCGGCTCAGGTCGCGCTGGCGTGGACGCTGGGCGTCGCGCCCAACGTGCTGCTGATCCCCGGCACCTCGTCGCGCAGCCACCTGGAAGAGAACATGGACGTCGCGTCTATCGAACTGGACGACGACGACCGCGGGCGGCTGAACGCAATCGCTACTTGAGCTCGGCGGAGGACAGACCCAGCAGTCGGCGGGCGACCACCAACTGCTGAATCTGTTGCGTGCCTTCGAAGATGTCCAGGATCTTCGAGTCGCGCGCCCACTTCTCCAGCAGCAACTGCTCGGAATAGCCTGCGGTGCCTGCCAATTCGACGGTCTTGAGCGTGACGTCGGTGACCATCCGGCCGGCCTTGGCCTTGCTCATCGATGCTTCTTTGGAGTTGGGGATCTTGTTGTCGGCCTGCCACGCCGCGCGCAGCGACAGCAGATAGGCGGCCTCCCAGTCGGCCTCCATCCGCAAGAACTCCGAAGCCGCCGCGCTCTGGACGTGCGAGGGCTTGTCGTAGGAGATCTCCACGCCGGCCTCGGTGAGGATCTTGCGAATCTCCTCCAGCGCGGCGCGGCCGACACCGACCGCCATGGCCGCGACGATGGGACGGGTGTTGTCGAAGGTCTCCATCACTCCGGAAAAGCCCTTGCCCACCTCGATTTCGGGGTTGCCGAGCAGGTTTTCCTTCGGGATGCGGGCGTTGTCGAACCGGATGACCGCGGTGTCGGAACCCTTGATGCCGAGCTTGTGCTCCAGCCGTTCGACCGTCACACCGGGGTGCTCGCGCGGGACGACGAACGACTTGATCGCCGCGCGGCCCTGTGACTTGTCGAGCGTCGCCCACACCACGATGTGGGTGGCGCGCGATCCGGCGGTGACGAAGATCTTCTCGCCGTTGATCACGTACTCGTCGCCGTCCAGGGTGGCGGTGGTCGACACGGCCGCCGAGTCCGATCCGAAGCCCGGCTCGGTGATAGCCATCGCCGCCCACACCTTGCCCAGGCGTTGCAGCTGCTCTTCGTTGGCGACCGCGGAGATGGCGGCGTTACCCAGCCCCTGATAAGGCACGGACAGCATCATCGCCAGGTCGCCCCAGCTGGCTTCCAGCGTCTGCAGCAGCGCGGCCATGTTGGCGCCGTTGTGGTTCTTGTCCCGTTCTTCGTCCTCGCCGCCCAGCGCGTTGGCTCCCGCGAATTCGATTGACTCCGAGGCGCCTTCGAAGAGACTGAACAGCGTGTCCAGCTCGACCGGGTATGCGTGCTCCTTGAGGTCGTACTTGCGGGCGATCGGTCGCATCAACTCGGCGGCGCCCTGATGCGTCTTCGTCGTCACCGCTTGCATCTTGCGGGGAAGTTCCAGATTGATTGCCATGATTGAACTTTCAGTTCGAGTTGGATAACGACCTAGATGACGACGACGCCCTCGGCGACGCCGATGGCCCGCAGGTCGCGGTACCAGCGTTCGACCGGGTGCTCTTTCGTGTAGCCGTGGCCGCCGAGCAGCTGGACGCCGTCCAGGCCGATCTGCATGCCCTTGTCGGCGCCGAGCCGCTTGGCCAGCGCCGCCTCGCGAACGAACGGCAGGCCCTGCTCGGCCCGCGCCGCGCCGCGCCAGGTGATCAGCCGCAGCCCGTCCAGTTCGATGGCGATGTTGGCGCACATGAAGGCCACCGCCTGCCGGTGAGCGATCGGCTCGCCGAACGCCTCACGCTCCTTCACGTACGGAACGACGTAGTCGAGCACCGCGTGTGAGGTGCCGACGGTCAGCGCCGCCCAGCCCAGCCGGGCCAGCGCGATCGCTTCGGAATAGTCCTCGTCGGTCGCCTCGTCCTCACCGAGCCGGGCGCTGTGCGGCACCGTCACGCCGGACAGTTCCACGTGGCCCAGGGCCGCCGCGCGAATCCCCATGCTCGGATCCGCCTTCACGGTAAGGCCTTTCGTCGAAGACTCGACGATGAACAGGGCCGGCTTGCCGTCCAGCTGCGCGCCGACGATGAACAGCTCCGCGTCGGCGGCGGCCGGGACCAACGACTTCACCCCGTCGAGGCGGTACCCGCTGGGGGTGCGCATCGCGGTGGTCTTCAGCCGGGTGGGGTCGAAGAGCGGCTGCGGCTCGGCGATGGCCACGCACGCCTGGGGCACATTCTCGCCGGCGAACTCCGGCAGATAGGTGGCCTGTTGGTCGGCGCTGCCCCAATGGGTCAGCGCGGAGGCCACGCCCCCGGCGCCAGCAGTGGCAACGCGAGGCCCATGTCGCCGTAGGCCAGCGCCTCGGCCACCAGCACGTTGGTCACGCTGGACCGGTGCGCGGCGATGCCGTCGAAGTCCTCGGGGATGTTGATCGCGGTGATGCCCAGCTCGGCGGCCTTGCTGATCAGCTCGTGCGGGTAGGTCGCCGCCTCGTCGGCGTCGTGCGCGGCGGGGCGCAGCACCTCCGCGGCGAACTCGTCGAGAGTCTCGACGATCATCTTCTGCTCGTCGTCGGGCGTCAGGTCGAAGTAGTCCTTGCCACTGGACTTGAGCCGGGTCGGCCCGCCGCGCAGGTTCTGGATCCGCTTGAACTCCCGAGACGACGTGGCGGCCGTGGAGAAGACGGTCTTCGTGCCGTAGCGCAGGGCGCGGTTGAGCGGGTCACGCAGCCGGTATTTGTCCAGGAACTCCTGCCCGACGAGGGGGGTGATCAGCGCGATCGCGATGTCGACGCCGGTGCGCTTGTGTGGTTGCAGCCCGACCGCGGACTTATGGTCGCGCCGTTTGACGCGGGAGCGGGCGGATTTTGAAGTCTCTTTGGAACCGGAACCGGTCATTTTCAGCAGCCTCAGGTCGATGGGCAATGCGGATATCGCCGATCTTACTCCGGAGTAAGATCGCAGAGAACACTTGTTAACTAATTCACACCCGCGGGCCCGAGAGGCTGGCGAGGACCTGCTGTTGCAGCAGGCCGTTGGTGGCCACGGCGCTGCCGTGGTGCGGTCCTGCGGTGCCGTCCAGCGCGGTCAGCGCCCCACCGGCTTCGCGCACCAGGATGTCGAGCGCGGCGAGGTCCCACACCGACACTTCCGGTTCGGCGGCGATGTCGACCGCGCCTTCGGCAAGCAGGCAGTAGGACAGAAAGTCGCCGAAGGCGCGCACCCGCCACACCGCGTCGGTCAGCGCGATGAATCGGTCCCGCACGCCGAGCTGCGCCCACCCGGACAGGCTGGAGAACGACAGGCTGGCCGAATCCAGTTGTGCCACTGACGAAACGGAGAGCCGGCGCGCGGGCGCGCCGTCGACCGTGACGAACGCGCCCTGGGTGTGCGCGGCCCACCACCGGCGCTGCAACGCCGGGGCGCTGACGACGCCGACGACGGGGACGCCGTCGTCCAGCAGCGCGATCAGGGTGGCCCACACCGGCACCCCGCGCACGAAGTTCTTGGTGCCGTCGATCGGGTCGATGATCCATTGCCGCCCGGTGAAGGTGGTCTCGCCGCCGAACTCCTCGCCGACGATGCTGTCGTCGGGCCGTTCCCGCCCGAGCGCGTCGCGCAGTTCGGTTTCCACCGCACGGTCGGCGTCGGTGACCGGCGTCAGGTCGGGTTTCGTGTCGACGCGCAGGTCCAGCGCGCCGAAGCGGGCGGACGTCAACCTGTCCGCGCGGTCGGCCAGCGCCAGCGCCAGCGCCAGGTCGCCGGTGCGATTCATGACGCAGTCTTATCACGGACCTACCATGGCCTCGTGTGGGAATTCGGACTGCTGCTCCTGCTGGTGGCGATATTGGGCGTATTCCTCGTCCAGCGGTTCGTCCCGCGCGGCCCCCGCGGTGAACTGCTGAGCGGCACGCTGCTGGTGACGGGGATAAGCCCCCGACCCGACGCCACGGGCGAGCAGTTCGTGACCATCGCCGGCGTGATGAATGGGCCCACCGTCAACGAGCACGCGGTGTATCAGCGCATGGCCGTCGACGTGGATCACTGGCCGACCATCGGCCAGCTGTTCCCGGTGGTCTATTCGCCGAAGAACCCGGACAACTGGAGGTTCGCGCCGGCGGTACCACCGCCCGGGCCGCCCGCGCCACCCGAGGCGCCGCAGCCGCCCGCGGGCTGAGTTTCCGTCAGCCCGCCGCGAAGGGGCGCGCCATCACCGTGATCCGTCTGCCGTAGCGGGGGACCACGAGCGCCGCCCGCCGGACCGTGCCGCCCGGGAGCGCGGGGATGCCGGGCGTCGCGGAGGTTCCGGCCCGGGCGACCGCTTCGGTCGCCGTCAGGTCGGACAAGCCGCCGCCCGGCAGTGCCGCGACTTGGTTGCCGGTCGCGCTGGTCCATCCCGCGGGCACCGACATCGGGCCGATCCGTGCGGCGCGCGCGAGCACCGCGTCGACGTTGCCCATGCCCGACGTCGCGCCGCTGAGCGCGGGGGCCTTGGGCAGCGCGGCCGGAAGCGCGCCGAGGTTCGGCAGAATCCCTAAGGTCTTGTCGGCCTGGATGATTCCGGCGGGAGTACCCTCCGCGGTGAAAATGGATCTGAACGTGAACTGGGCGGCCTGGATGGTGTCAAGGATCCGGAAATCGAGCGGGATTTCCGACGTCCCGGGTGGCGAGGAATTCGCAACTACCTGCGATCCCGATTGCACCCCCGAGCTCGAGGTGTTCGCGGCAGCTTGCACGACGGCGTCCTGCTGCGTCGCCACCCCATTGGTGGTCGTGGTCTGGCGCGGGGAAGCGAACGGCGAGAACTGAACGGCCGCAGTCGAACTGGCGGAATAGCCGTACATCGCGGCGGCATCTTGGGCCCAGTATTCGGCGTACTCGGCTTCGGTGGCCGCGATGGCCGCGGTGTTCTGGCCGAAGAAATTCGTTGCCACCAGCGTGGCCAGCTGCGTGCGGTTGGCCGCGACCACGGGCGGGGCACGGTCATGGCATGGGCGAGTTCGTAGGCCGCGGCGGCCGCCCGCGCCTGCATGGCCGTCTGCTGTGCAAGCTCGGCGGTCGAATACAGCCACGCCACGTACGGCGCCGCACTCGCCGCCATCGCCCGGGCTGCGGGCCCATGCCAGTGCAAACCGGTCAGCCCGGACAGCACCGATTCGTACACCGCGGCCGTGACACCCAGCTCGGCAGACAGCGAATCCCAGCTTCCCGCGGCGGCCAGCAGCGAACCCGACCCGGGGCCCGCGTACATCCGCGCAGAGTTCACCTCTGGTGGCAGAAAACCGAATTCCATTGTCTTACAGCCCTAAAGGCCGCGTGAAACGAAACTGCATGCGGTGAAAGGTTCGTCCTATGACCGACTGCAGTTGGAAAAGTGGTGGCACGTCACCCGGCGGCCGGCGGGCGTGGCATCACGGTGAGCCGCACGCCGTAGCGTGGCGGGACCCCCGCGCCGGCCGATCGCGCCGCACCACCGCCCGGCAGGCCGGGGTACCCGGGATACCCGGAGGCAACCGGCTCCTCGGTCCCGGGAATCGTGGTGAAGCCGGCGGGTTCCAGCGGCGAGATATGGGTGCTCGTGGGTGCGGCCCAGCTTGCGGGGACCGACATCGGCCCGATGGTGCCTGCGTGCGAGAGGGTGGCGGTGACGTTGCCCAGGCCACCGCCGAGGCCCGCCGTGGCGCCGCGGAGTGCCGGCGCCGCGATCGCGGGAGCGAGGTTGGCCGCCGCCGCGCCGGGCTTGGCCAGGATGCCGAGATTGTTCTCCGCCCCGATGATGCCGGACACGAACTGCTCCATGTTGTAGGGAGCGGTGAAGCCGAGGCTCGTTCCCTGAATCGCATCGAGGACCCGAAAGGCGTTGGTGCCCGAGCTCGTCGTCGATGCGTCCAGGTAGTAGATGTCGCCAGGGGTGCTCCCCGGTCCGGTTGGACTGGTATCCAACGGTGAAAACGTCTGCGCGGCAACCTTGGTCGCGCCGGCGTTGGTGTTGGCCGTGGCCACGGCGGCGTTCTGGGCGCTCACGCCGGATTCGGTGGTGGATTTGTTCGCGGTGGCGAATCGGGGCAGCTGCGCCGTCGCCACGGTCGACGACGCGGAGTAGCCGGCCATGGCGGCGGCGTCCTGCGCCCAGAAGTCGGAATACTGTGCCTCTGTGTCGGCGATGGCCGCGGTGTTCTGCCCCACGATGTTCGTCGCCACCAGGGATGCCAGCAGCGTGCGGTTGGCGGCGATCACCGGCGGCGGCACGGTCATCGAGTACGCCTGCTCGTAGGCCGCCGCGGCCGTCCGCGCCTGCATGGCCGTCTGCTTCGTCTGCTCGGCGGTCGCTTCCAGCCAGCCCATGTAGCGGGCGGCCGAATACGCCATCGACTCGGCGGCGGGGCCACGCCATTGCAGGCCCAGGCCCACGAGCACCGATTCGTAGGACTCGGCGGTGGAGGCCAGCTCGGCCGAGAGCGCGTCCCAGCTTCCGGCGGCGGCTAACAGCGAGGCCAATCCGGGCCCGGTGTACATCCGGGCCGAATTGATTTCGGGTGGAACAAAAGCCCAATCCATCTGTGATACATCCCCTCAATGTGCGGTTTTCGGGCAAACGCCAGTGGCGCCGGCGCTCGCCGCATCGGCGTGTTCGAAAGAAAGGGCCGCTCCCGGATTCGCTTTGCGATTCGGCAAAGCCCACCCCGCGTCAGGTGAGAGGGCAGCCCGGCGCGATCGCGCTACCGCCGACTGGCGGTCAGCGTGGCGCGTGTTATCGGGCTGGCGGAGCGTGCGCGCAGGGCATTACAAAAGACCTTCGGTTTTCGGGCCCTTCAAACGTCGCAGGTGCGGCTGACGCGTGCGGGGTTTTGCCTATTTCCCGATGCCGACCAGGCAGAATTCAGCCTGTGTTCATCTTACGTTTACCTTTCGTTAACCACCGTCCACGCTAGCTTGACGCTTGTTGAACAACGAAAGTATCTGACGTGCTTGATAATTGGTGATCCGCGCGGTGGTCACCCGCGATGGTTGAGGCTGTCGACCACACCCTGCAGCGCCTCGGGATGCCGCAGGAACGGCGTGATGATGTCGACCGGCAGCGGGAAGACGACGGTCGAGTTCTGGTCCGCCCCCAGCTCCAGCAGCGTCTGCAGATAGCGCAGCTGCAGTGATGCCGGACTCTTCGAGAGGGTCTCCGCGGCTTCGCGCAGTTCCTCCGACGCCTGCAGCTCGCCGCGGGCGTTGATGACCTTCGCGCGGCGTTCGCGCTCGGCTTCGGCCTCGCGGGCCATCGCCCGCTGCATCGACTCGGGAATCTCGACGTCCTTGATCTCCACCACGCGCACCTGTACACCCCAGGGCTCGGTCTGCTTCTCGATGATCGTGCGCAGGTCGCTGTTGAGGTCCTCGCGATGTGCGAGCAGCGTGTCCAGGTCCGCCCGGCCCAGCAGCGAACGCAGTGTGGTCTGGGCGATCTGCGACGTCGCCACCGCGTAGTTTTCCACCGCCAGAATCGCTTTCAGCGGTTCCACCACCTGAAACATCACCACGGCGTTGACCCGCGCCGGCACATTGTCGCGGGTGATCACCTCCTGCGGTGGAATGGTCAACGTCACCAGGCGCTGGTCGACGCGAATCATCTTGTCCAGCAGCGGGATCAGAAATCGCAATCCGGGACCGTACAGCGGGCGCGCGTGGCCCATCCGGAACACGACCCCGCGTTCGTACTCGCGCAGCACGGCAAGCGACCACGTCGCGAGCACGGCTAGCAGGACCAGCCCGGCGCCGATCAGGCCAACCACAAGGGCAGTCATGTCGTGTTGTCCTCCTTGCTTTTCCACCCACCCCAGCGCGTGGAGTACCGGTCGATTGCGGCGGCCACCTGGTCCTCGATCGCGGTGCGGTGCGGCAGGTGGTCGGGCGCGTTGGACGGAGTGTTCCACAGGTGACGGACCAGCGGCAGCCCCAACAGCGCGACGATCAACACGGTCGCCGTCAGGACCAGCGCGTCGGCGGCGGAGTGGTTGGCGACCAAGGTCGCCAGCGGCAGCACGATCCCCAGCGCGGCCACGCAGCAGGCGATCCCACGGTGGAATCGTCCGGCGTCCGAATGCGGCCACGGGTCGACCTCGCGGCTGATCTCCCGGCCGTGTTCGGAGGTCGTGCAGTCGGATTTGACGGGACAGCTGTTACACACCACCGGCAGTGCGCGATATCGCATGACCCGGTGCTTCGGATCGAACGAGGTCGGCCACAGCCAATGGTCCTGCGGACAGACCCACGCGTCATGGTCGGGCCGGTAGGTGAATTGTCCTGTGCGCCAACGTGCCGCGTGCGCCGAAGCCCGCCGGGCCATCACGTCGAAGGACCAGCCGACGGCCAGCAGCGCCAGGGAGTATCCGGCGATCATCCACACCGAGGCGGTCGGCGCGGTCACCGCTCAATCCTTCGCCGGCACCGCGGCGCCGGGCTCCGGCTCCGTCGGTGCCTGGGTGTACAGGGGATTTTCCGGCAATTCGTCGACGGTGGTCCCCGAGCGGAAGTTGAGCAGCGCGGTCAAGGCGATCCAGACAAACGGCACCACACCACCGACTATCAGGATGACGTCGCCCGGGAGCCGGAGCCACTCCAGGACGGCGTTGCCCGGTTTGGTGATGTAACCCAGCGACCGGGCCTCGAAGTAGCCGTCGTTGACCGAGTGGT
This genomic window contains:
- a CDS encoding slipin family protein produces the protein MTALVVGLIGAGLVLLAVLATWSLAVLREYERGVVFRMGHARPLYGPGLRFLIPLLDKMIRVDQRLVTLTIPPQEVITRDNVPARVNAVVMFQVVEPLKAILAVENYAVATSQIAQTTLRSLLGRADLDTLLAHREDLNSDLRTIIEKQTEPWGVQVRVVEIKDVEIPESMQRAMAREAEAERERRAKVINARGELQASEELREAAETLSKSPASLQLRYLQTLLELGADQNSTVVFPLPVDIITPFLRHPEALQGVVDSLNHRG